In Opitutaceae bacterium TAV5, one genomic interval encodes:
- a CDS encoding transcriptional regulator — protein sequence MDNATSNNSSLPSATPAASSFEWEPLIRAIVIDREGGIPLHVQIRTSLRRILQTVPAHVEKLPAENTLMTLLGVSQATIRTALDGLVNEGLILRRRALGTLITRNRPNTLSPFTPASGQARIAPATTQAVSRIALIFPGNDNYSNSAHLTAITTQANARGTKVSLVAITRGDDWQSTRSRIDFSPAEGGVLFLGGFPPATIHDLHNILATQGYRTAAIGLPLEGCSCPAVGIDNRACVRTGLEHLRDAGHQRIAFLVGEPEQHPEVVERVRHFEELARELGLPRAEVIHGGCVFGDDPSEVSGRAVTALWKQRAPNKRPTALFGVSDACVVGALYSLAHLGVRIPDDVSLLGYDGTPLTQAVQPRLATLVTPMDTSAAALLSLLDEPRSTDDSTESPPRQILIAPQFRPGPSLSKC from the coding sequence ATGGACAACGCAACCTCCAACAACTCATCACTCCCCTCCGCCACTCCTGCCGCTTCCAGCTTCGAATGGGAACCACTCATCCGCGCCATCGTCATTGACCGTGAAGGCGGCATTCCGCTGCACGTTCAAATCCGCACGTCCCTCCGCCGCATCCTCCAAACCGTCCCGGCCCACGTCGAAAAACTGCCTGCCGAAAACACGCTGATGACGCTCCTCGGCGTCTCGCAGGCCACCATTCGCACCGCGCTCGACGGCCTCGTCAACGAGGGCCTCATCCTGCGCCGCCGGGCGCTCGGCACCCTCATCACCCGCAACCGCCCGAACACCTTGTCCCCGTTCACCCCGGCATCCGGCCAGGCGCGCATCGCCCCCGCCACGACCCAGGCCGTCTCCCGGATCGCGCTCATTTTTCCCGGCAACGACAATTACTCCAACTCCGCCCACCTCACTGCCATCACCACGCAAGCCAACGCGCGGGGCACCAAAGTCTCCCTCGTCGCCATCACCAGAGGCGACGACTGGCAATCGACCCGGTCCCGCATTGATTTTTCCCCGGCGGAAGGCGGCGTCTTGTTTCTCGGCGGTTTTCCTCCCGCCACGATTCACGACCTCCACAATATTCTCGCCACGCAAGGCTACCGCACCGCGGCCATCGGACTTCCCCTTGAGGGATGCAGTTGCCCCGCCGTCGGCATCGACAATCGCGCCTGCGTCCGCACCGGACTCGAACACCTCCGCGACGCCGGCCACCAGCGCATCGCCTTTCTCGTCGGCGAACCCGAGCAACACCCCGAAGTCGTCGAGCGCGTCCGCCATTTTGAGGAACTCGCCCGGGAGCTCGGCCTCCCCCGCGCCGAAGTCATCCATGGCGGTTGCGTATTCGGGGACGATCCCTCCGAAGTCTCCGGGCGCGCCGTCACCGCCCTCTGGAAACAGCGTGCTCCGAACAAGCGCCCCACCGCCCTTTTTGGCGTTTCCGACGCCTGTGTGGTCGGCGCCCTTTACAGCCTCGCCCACCTCGGAGTCCGGATTCCCGACGATGTTTCCCTGCTCGGGTACGACGGCACCCCGCTCACCCAGGCCGTCCAACCCCGCCTCGCCACCCTCGTCACACCGATGGACACCTCTGCCGCCGCCCTCCTTTCACTGCTCGACGAACCCCGCTCTACCGACGATTCCACTGAATCCCCCCCTCGCCAGATTCTGATTGCCCCTCAATTCCGCCCCGGCCCAAGCCTGAGCAAGTGTTGA
- a CDS encoding glycoside hydrolase family 10, translating into MKFSHPPLRLVSLAALTALACIVDPVASHAANPPGTRPPSAIRKIRTGQPVEVYAPGESLKWRITLVNPSTTTPLSGSRLVWTVSAWPQANPSDTPAPSGEIPVPAIPPGDNAVINLDHTPSALGWHEVALELRDTSDALIDRQTRTFSVGHTPRSTGRHFRYGLCSHMRRHIGTPLFEKEAALADRLGIDIIRTELAGWESTQPSEGQWNWKAADQVLDTLTPLGIEIQPIFAYTTRWASTGDPNAKDWNDWNKTAPRLTPWHTYVRTVMERYGERARYWEIWNEPDISFWRATTEQYIELFNTSSALIKKASPRAQVLNGGLAMVKRQPNPDFVQTFVARADKSNWDVFAYHDYHTFAQFLTRRAEVGEHLANLSPDMPLWINEGGHHTLLAGGEHEQALTLVKKLTTSPAQGISAYFWYNLRDDGLDPREPEHHFGLTRYDGQPKPAWSAYQNLIRELGSARYHSSLPAAELPPGTWAHLYERTDSPAGQHASHVLVLWQEGSSRNVPVWLGTDNSQARITQVLNLMGNPLPASITDQGAVIDLSREPVYVHINHDQAPRLVIKPILDAPPLLVLIPDAPSPLRIQISNPLAAAATAQLRLTSDLPGLTLPADHPPITLKPGETVRQSLDLHLAPASPPPSSNDKHRPVLNLHLSIPEAGLDLPARIPLVLAKQVPALASGSGIGSLPPLARLDRQTDIFNLYSAEPLPAMHWHGPGDLSATARIAHDGAALHIEVVARDDVHHQTNIREELWAGDSLQIGIRLLETDSGYIELGLALGNDGKTGGWVFSTTPDSALPLGRLDPPVNYTVSRDQSAAATYRIRLPWAALGGKDGKPPSDSFRLTFIVNDNDAKGRKQWVKLSDGLGDQKTPDLWPIFVCP; encoded by the coding sequence GTGAAATTTTCACATCCCCCGCTTCGCCTCGTCTCCCTTGCGGCTCTGACCGCGCTCGCCTGTATCGTTGATCCCGTTGCATCGCACGCGGCAAATCCGCCAGGAACCCGGCCACCGTCCGCCATTCGCAAAATCCGCACCGGCCAGCCCGTGGAAGTTTACGCTCCCGGCGAATCCCTGAAATGGAGAATCACGCTGGTCAATCCCTCCACGACAACTCCCTTGAGCGGTTCCCGTCTGGTCTGGACAGTCTCCGCCTGGCCGCAAGCGAACCCGTCCGATACACCCGCTCCCTCCGGAGAAATCCCCGTCCCTGCAATCCCACCTGGCGACAACGCCGTCATCAACCTCGATCACACGCCATCCGCCCTTGGCTGGCACGAAGTCGCCCTCGAACTCCGCGACACCAGCGACGCCCTGATCGACCGCCAGACGCGCACCTTTTCCGTCGGCCACACTCCGCGCAGCACCGGCCGGCACTTCCGCTACGGCCTCTGCTCCCACATGCGCCGCCACATCGGCACGCCCCTCTTCGAAAAAGAAGCCGCCCTCGCCGACCGCCTCGGTATCGATATTATCCGCACCGAACTCGCCGGCTGGGAAAGCACCCAGCCCTCCGAGGGACAATGGAACTGGAAAGCCGCCGACCAAGTCCTCGACACCCTCACCCCGCTCGGCATCGAAATCCAGCCCATCTTCGCCTACACCACCCGCTGGGCCTCCACCGGCGACCCCAACGCCAAGGACTGGAACGACTGGAACAAAACCGCCCCCCGCCTCACCCCGTGGCACACTTACGTCCGCACCGTCATGGAACGCTACGGCGAGCGCGCCCGCTATTGGGAAATCTGGAACGAGCCCGACATCAGCTTCTGGCGCGCCACCACCGAACAGTATATCGAGCTTTTTAACACAAGCTCCGCCCTCATCAAAAAAGCCTCCCCGCGCGCCCAGGTCCTCAACGGCGGCCTCGCCATGGTCAAGCGCCAGCCCAATCCCGACTTCGTCCAAACGTTTGTCGCCAGGGCCGACAAGTCCAACTGGGACGTTTTTGCGTATCATGATTACCATACCTTTGCCCAGTTCCTCACCCGCCGGGCCGAAGTCGGCGAGCACCTGGCAAACCTCTCTCCCGACATGCCGCTCTGGATCAACGAAGGCGGGCACCACACCCTTCTCGCCGGTGGAGAACATGAGCAGGCTCTCACCCTCGTGAAAAAGCTCACGACCTCGCCCGCGCAGGGCATCTCCGCCTACTTCTGGTACAACCTCCGCGACGACGGCCTCGATCCGCGCGAACCCGAACACCACTTCGGCCTGACGCGCTACGACGGCCAGCCCAAACCCGCCTGGTCCGCCTACCAAAACCTCATCCGCGAACTCGGCTCCGCCCGCTACCACAGCTCCCTTCCCGCCGCCGAGCTTCCTCCCGGCACGTGGGCGCACCTTTACGAACGGACGGACTCCCCGGCCGGCCAACACGCCTCGCACGTCCTTGTCCTCTGGCAGGAAGGTTCCAGCCGAAACGTCCCGGTCTGGCTCGGCACGGACAACTCACAAGCTCGCATAACTCAAGTGCTCAACCTCATGGGCAACCCCCTTCCCGCCTCCATCACCGATCAGGGCGCCGTGATCGACCTCTCCCGTGAGCCCGTTTATGTTCATATAAACCACGACCAGGCTCCACGCCTCGTTATCAAGCCCATCCTCGACGCACCGCCGCTTCTCGTCCTCATCCCCGATGCGCCCTCCCCCCTGCGTATCCAGATATCAAATCCACTCGCTGCCGCCGCCACCGCGCAACTCCGGCTCACCTCCGACCTCCCCGGCCTCACCCTGCCCGCGGACCATCCGCCAATCACCCTCAAGCCCGGTGAAACCGTTCGCCAATCGCTCGACCTGCACCTCGCCCCGGCATCCCCGCCGCCATCATCCAACGACAAGCACCGTCCTGTGCTCAATCTCCACCTTTCCATCCCGGAAGCCGGTCTTGACCTGCCGGCACGCATCCCCCTCGTTCTCGCGAAACAAGTCCCCGCGCTCGCCTCCGGTTCCGGGATCGGAAGCCTCCCTCCCCTCGCCCGGCTCGACCGCCAGACCGACATCTTCAACCTCTACTCCGCCGAGCCCTTGCCCGCCATGCACTGGCACGGCCCCGGCGACCTCAGCGCCACCGCCCGTATCGCCCATGATGGCGCGGCCCTGCACATCGAGGTGGTCGCCCGTGACGATGTCCATCACCAGACCAACATCCGGGAAGAACTCTGGGCCGGGGACAGCCTCCAGATCGGCATCCGGCTGCTTGAAACCGATTCAGGCTACATCGAACTCGGCCTCGCGCTCGGCAACGACGGCAAGACCGGCGGCTGGGTCTTTTCCACCACGCCCGACAGCGCCCTCCCGCTCGGACGCCTGGATCCGCCGGTCAACTACACCGTCTCGCGCGACCAATCCGCCGCCGCCACCTATCGCATCCGCCTGCCGTGGGCCGCGCTCGGCGGCAAGGACGGGAAACCGCCCTCCGACAGCTTCCGCCTCACATTCATCGTGAACGACAATGACGCCAAGGGCCGCAAGCAATGGGTCAAGCTCTCCGACGGCCTCGGCGACCAAAAGACCCCCGATCTCTGGCCTATCTTTGTCTGTCCCTGA
- a CDS encoding transcriptional regulator, translating to MVSSNLITPVTTTSAAPRKASGGRVTASVLNKMGDHRETNSPAWNWEENLRSIVLDRDNGIPLHVQLRASLRRVIRSTPAHVEKLTPENTLIDLLNVSQATVRRALDGLVEEGLIQRKRALGTVITRRPASDTTLRNIAVIAPNFPSYSNSAHLAALTARTSAQGATLTLISFNRGDDWQTCKRQISFGPSEGGVVFLGNTPHATIDLHNLLAQEGYRTVHIGPPLPGCSCNSVGISNPAFIRLGLQHLTRAGHRHILFLVSEPEEVPEVIERVACFEQISRELGLDVPSEAEVLHCGAHVWENSSEASAHTIKNLWQQRPANRRPTAIFGISDDAAAGALFGLSRLGVRVPEDISLLGYDGSELTRIVQPKLATLVTPMDKFAAAVLRLLNTGAQDRQILINPDFREGESLRPRMP from the coding sequence ATGGTTTCATCGAACCTCATCACCCCAGTCACCACCACATCTGCCGCGCCGCGAAAAGCCAGCGGCGGACGAGTGACTGCCAGCGTTTTGAACAAGATGGGAGACCATCGAGAAACCAACAGCCCGGCATGGAATTGGGAAGAAAACCTTCGCTCCATCGTTCTCGACCGCGACAACGGCATCCCCCTCCACGTCCAGCTCCGCGCCTCGCTCCGCCGCGTCATCCGGTCCACCCCTGCACACGTCGAAAAACTCACCCCCGAAAACACCCTCATCGATCTCCTCAACGTCTCGCAGGCCACCGTCCGCCGCGCCCTCGACGGCCTCGTTGAAGAAGGCCTCATCCAGCGCAAACGCGCCCTCGGCACCGTCATCACTCGCCGCCCCGCCAGTGACACCACCCTCAGGAACATCGCCGTCATCGCCCCGAACTTCCCCAGCTATTCCAACTCCGCCCACCTCGCCGCCCTTACCGCCCGGACCAGTGCCCAGGGAGCCACCCTCACCCTGATCTCCTTCAACCGCGGAGACGACTGGCAGACCTGCAAACGCCAGATCTCGTTCGGACCCTCCGAAGGCGGCGTGGTGTTTCTCGGCAACACTCCCCATGCCACCATCGACCTCCACAACCTCCTCGCGCAGGAAGGCTACCGCACCGTCCATATCGGCCCCCCCCTCCCCGGCTGCTCCTGCAACAGCGTCGGCATCTCCAACCCCGCCTTCATCCGCCTCGGGCTCCAGCACCTCACCCGCGCCGGCCACCGCCACATCCTCTTTCTCGTCAGCGAACCCGAGGAAGTCCCCGAAGTCATCGAACGCGTGGCCTGTTTCGAACAGATTTCCCGCGAGCTGGGGCTGGACGTCCCCTCCGAAGCCGAAGTTCTCCACTGCGGCGCCCACGTCTGGGAAAACTCCTCCGAAGCCTCCGCGCACACCATCAAAAATCTCTGGCAACAGCGTCCCGCGAACCGTCGCCCCACCGCCATTTTCGGCATTTCCGACGACGCTGCCGCCGGCGCCCTCTTCGGCCTCTCCCGCCTCGGCGTGCGTGTCCCCGAAGACATCTCGCTCCTCGGCTACGACGGCTCCGAACTCACCCGCATCGTCCAGCCCAAACTCGCCACCCTCGTCACCCCCATGGACAAGTTTGCCGCCGCCGTTCTCCGCCTCCTCAACACCGGCGCCCAGGACCGGCAAATCCTCATCAATCCCGATTTCCGCGAAGGCGAAAGTCTCCGCCCCCGGATGCCCTGA
- a CDS encoding N-terminal cleavage protein — MNPAATSAPITRPCLRNARTAARPAASAFTLIELLTVIAIIGILAAIIIPTVSKVRESARKAANASNIRQLAIAHMMCRQENKGVFPARKSGDPRLILNSNGALDNVGYLLPYLSLQEQYNNPSSLTRTPDVLMCPFYQRDSNGSSGGLQHTIAYQKTLMAGYQINLYSFSPPYSGYAEYRDSDIPARRAIVADLTHWWDGSLDGIIKNDRKPWDGKGFHVGTWSGSARWIKLTGSNIAGGVAPGGNPPSGGRSQWEGLDNY, encoded by the coding sequence ATGAACCCCGCAGCTACCTCCGCCCCGATAACCCGCCCCTGCCTGCGCAATGCCCGCACCGCTGCCCGTCCGGCTGCATCCGCCTTCACACTCATCGAACTCCTCACCGTCATCGCCATCATCGGCATTCTCGCCGCCATCATCATTCCGACGGTCAGCAAGGTCCGCGAAAGTGCCCGCAAGGCCGCCAACGCCTCCAACATCCGCCAACTCGCCATCGCCCACATGATGTGCCGGCAGGAGAACAAAGGCGTTTTCCCGGCACGCAAAAGCGGCGACCCCAGGCTCATTCTCAACAGCAACGGCGCGCTCGACAACGTCGGCTATCTCCTCCCCTACCTGTCATTGCAGGAACAATACAACAATCCTTCTTCCCTTACACGGACCCCCGATGTGCTCATGTGCCCATTCTACCAGCGTGATTCCAACGGAAGCTCCGGCGGACTTCAGCACACCATCGCGTATCAGAAAACGCTCATGGCCGGTTACCAGATCAACCTCTACTCTTTCTCTCCTCCCTACAGCGGCTATGCCGAATACCGCGACTCCGATATCCCCGCCCGCCGTGCCATCGTTGCCGACCTGACCCACTGGTGGGACGGATCGCTGGATGGCATCATCAAAAACGACCGCAAGCCATGGGACGGCAAAGGCTTTCATGTCGGCACCTGGAGTGGCAGCGCCCGCTGGATCAAACTGACAGGCAGCAACATCGCCGGCGGTGTCGCTCCCGGCGGCAATCCTCCCTCCGGTGGCCGCTCCCAGTGGGAAGGTCTCGACAATTACTGA